One Leptospira wolbachii serovar Codice str. CDC genomic region harbors:
- the mazG gene encoding nucleoside triphosphate pyrophosphohydrolase has translation MNPPNFDSPLENLLALTADLRSPEGCPWDKEQTHLSVIPHLLEETYEVVDTIERGDDNHLREELGDLLFQITFHSQLAKERGAFGFQDVANDVFQKLVFRHPHVYGNKSGIDSGEKVLNQWDQLKQKEKESKEKTDSDKSILAGIPRALPAIQRSEKIQSKVTKQGFDWPTVSGVFEKFQEEIKELDVELQSKGSLDSKKLPYDERVEDELGDLFFLLVNLSRKLSIDPETCLRRANEKFETRFRIVEDLVLQTGKTLKDHSLEELDLFWDQAKLQLKIKSEITSDANSTIQGNKISNRKGSNPN, from the coding sequence GTGAACCCTCCTAATTTTGATTCTCCCTTGGAAAACCTACTCGCGCTCACGGCCGACCTCCGAAGCCCCGAGGGTTGCCCTTGGGACAAAGAACAGACCCATCTTTCTGTCATTCCCCATTTACTGGAAGAAACCTATGAGGTGGTGGATACCATCGAACGGGGAGACGACAACCACTTAAGAGAAGAACTGGGAGATTTACTTTTCCAAATCACTTTCCATAGCCAACTTGCCAAAGAACGCGGTGCTTTTGGATTTCAAGATGTAGCAAACGATGTATTCCAAAAATTAGTTTTTCGCCACCCCCATGTTTATGGAAACAAATCAGGAATTGATTCGGGTGAAAAGGTCCTGAACCAATGGGACCAGTTAAAACAAAAAGAAAAAGAATCCAAAGAGAAAACAGATTCCGACAAAAGTATTCTCGCAGGAATTCCAAGAGCACTCCCTGCCATCCAAAGATCGGAAAAGATTCAATCAAAAGTCACCAAACAAGGGTTTGATTGGCCCACGGTTTCTGGTGTCTTTGAAAAGTTTCAGGAAGAAATTAAGGAACTGGATGTGGAATTACAATCCAAAGGGTCTCTCGATTCCAAAAAATTACCTTATGACGAAAGAGTGGAAGATGAGTTAGGTGATCTCTTCTTTTTGTTAGTAAATTTATCCCGCAAACTATCGATTGATCCAGAAACCTGCCTTCGTCGTGCCAATGAAAAGTTTGAAACTCGGTTTCGCATAGTAGAAGACTTGGTTTTGCAAACCGGAAAAACTTTAAAGGATCATTCCTTAGAGGAACTCGATTTGTTTTGGGACCAAGCAAAGTTACAACTTAAAATAAAATCGGAAATCACATCCGATGCTAATTCCACCATACAAGGAAATAAAATCTCCAACCGCAAAGGATCCAATCCAAACTAA
- a CDS encoding DUF6580 family putative transport protein: MFQSRVSVAILMVIATVISRILPHPPNFTPILAVSLFSGAYLTDRRLALFVPILAMFVSDFFIGFHDLMPVVYGFMIVAVLFGKQIGSSLTKSFAFTVAGSVVFFILTNLAVWATSGMYTLDVSGLVTCFTLAIPFFQNSIAGDLVYSGILFGSMAFLNRTVFVTAKQNV, from the coding sequence ATGTTCCAATCCCGTGTCTCCGTTGCCATCCTGATGGTGATCGCTACTGTCATCAGCCGTATCCTACCACACCCACCGAATTTTACGCCGATTTTGGCTGTTTCTTTGTTTTCGGGTGCTTATTTGACAGACAGACGACTTGCTCTTTTCGTTCCTATTTTGGCTATGTTCGTTTCCGATTTCTTTATTGGGTTTCATGACCTAATGCCAGTGGTTTACGGATTTATGATCGTGGCTGTCCTTTTTGGAAAACAAATTGGATCTTCGCTCACCAAATCTTTCGCTTTTACAGTGGCAGGATCGGTTGTATTCTTTATTCTCACAAACCTTGCAGTGTGGGCAACGAGTGGAATGTATACTTTGGATGTTTCTGGCCTTGTGACTTGTTTTACACTCGCCATTCCTTTTTTCCAAAACTCGATTGCGGGAGACTTAGTGTATTCGGGAATCCTTTTTGGATCTATGGCTTTTCTCAATAGAACTGTTTTCGTTACAGCAAAACAAAACGTTTAA
- a CDS encoding LIC_13241 domain-containing protein, translating to MHSLDLNDLPFLQEESLHVYRWLFAEYPEIEEMKIPTQELKDHPSPETKISQSQNRIDTNENIEFPIRWKTEQMGQILEWVVSDMGSVTLRLGGVEGNRRNPAPIFYLSLRKKDGGEFHWTDPEGNPVPFPDPSIHKDIQNRIQLYIDSIS from the coding sequence ATGCATTCTCTTGATTTAAACGATTTACCATTTTTACAAGAAGAGTCTCTTCATGTTTACCGTTGGTTATTCGCAGAGTATCCAGAGATAGAGGAAATGAAGATTCCTACTCAGGAATTGAAGGACCATCCATCCCCAGAAACGAAAATTTCTCAATCACAGAATCGAATTGATACCAATGAGAACATCGAATTTCCCATTCGTTGGAAGACGGAACAAATGGGGCAGATTTTGGAATGGGTGGTTTCGGATATGGGTTCCGTCACTCTTCGGTTAGGTGGAGTAGAAGGGAATCGAAGAAACCCGGCTCCTATTTTTTATTTGAGTCTTAGAAAAAAAGATGGGGGTGAATTTCATTGGACTGATCCAGAAGGAAATCCTGTCCCCTTTCCCGACCCGTCCATTCACAAAGACATCCAAAATCGAATCCAATTGTATATAGATTCGATTTCTTAA